Proteins found in one Acomys russatus chromosome 31, mAcoRus1.1, whole genome shotgun sequence genomic segment:
- the Cirbp gene encoding cold-inducible RNA-binding protein isoform X1, whose protein sequence is MASDEGKLFVGGLSFDTNEQALEQVFSKYGQISEVVVVKDRETQRSRGFGFVTFENIDDAKDAMMAMNGKSVDGRQIRVDQAGKSSDNRSRGYRGGSAGGRGFFRGGRSRGRGFSRGGGDRGYGGGRFESRSGGYGGSRDYYASRSQGGSYGYRSSGGSYRDSYDSYATHNE, encoded by the exons ATGGCGTCAGATGAAGGCAAGCTTTTCGTGGGAGGGCTGAGCTTCGACACCAATGAGCAGGCGCTGGAGCAGGTTTTCTCCAAGTATGGGCAGATCTCTGAAG tggtggtggtaaagGACAGAGAGACCCAGCGATCCCGAGGCTTTGGGTTTGTCACCTTTGAGAACATTGATGACGCTAAGGACGCCATGATGGCTATGAATGGGAAG TCTGTGGATGGGCGGCAGATCCGAGTTGACCAGGCTGGCAAGTCTTCTGACAACCGGTCCCGAGGATACCGGGGTGGCTCTGCTGGAGGCCGGGGCTTCTTCCGTGGGGGACGCAGTCGGGGCCGTGGGTTCTCCAGAG GAGGCGGGGACCGAGGCTATGGAGGTGGCCGCTTTGAGTCCCGGAGTGGGGGCTACGGGGGCTCCAGAGACTACTATGCCAG TCGGAGTCAGGGCGGCAGCTATGGCTATCGGAGCTCCGGCGGGTC
- the Cirbp gene encoding cold-inducible RNA-binding protein isoform X2 — MASDEGKLFVGGLSFDTNEQALEQVFSKYGQISEVVVVKDRETQRSRGFGFVTFENIDDAKDAMMAMNGKSVDGRQIRVDQAGKSSDNRSRGYRGGSAGGRGFFRGGRSRGRGFSRGGGDRGYGGGRFESRSGGYGGSRDYYASRSQGGSYGYRSSGGSYRDSYDSYG, encoded by the exons ATGGCGTCAGATGAAGGCAAGCTTTTCGTGGGAGGGCTGAGCTTCGACACCAATGAGCAGGCGCTGGAGCAGGTTTTCTCCAAGTATGGGCAGATCTCTGAAG tggtggtggtaaagGACAGAGAGACCCAGCGATCCCGAGGCTTTGGGTTTGTCACCTTTGAGAACATTGATGACGCTAAGGACGCCATGATGGCTATGAATGGGAAG TCTGTGGATGGGCGGCAGATCCGAGTTGACCAGGCTGGCAAGTCTTCTGACAACCGGTCCCGAGGATACCGGGGTGGCTCTGCTGGAGGCCGGGGCTTCTTCCGTGGGGGACGCAGTCGGGGCCGTGGGTTCTCCAGAG GAGGCGGGGACCGAGGCTATGGAGGTGGCCGCTTTGAGTCCCGGAGTGGGGGCTACGGGGGCTCCAGAGACTACTATGCCAG TCGGAGTCAGGGCGGCAGCTATGGCTATCGGAGCTCCGGCGGGTC